A window of the Schlesneria paludicola DSM 18645 genome harbors these coding sequences:
- the carB gene encoding carbamoyl-phosphate synthase large subunit has protein sequence MPRRDDIHKILIIGSGPIVIGQACEFDYSGTQACKALREEGYIVVLVNSNPATIMTDPEMADRTYIEPINWEYVAKIIEVERPDALLPTLGGQTGLNVAMDLVRHGVLEKYGVEMLGARVDVIKKAEERDTFKQAMIKIGLEVCRSRIVHNIDEARLALEEIGLPMIIRASFTLGGVGGGIAYNRDEFEEKVRKGLELSPVHEVLLDESIIGWKEYEMEVMRDNADNVVIICAIENFDPMGVHTGDSITVAPAQTLSDKEYQRMRDATIAVMREIGVETGGSNVQFAINPRDGRMVVIEMNPRVSRSSALASKATGFPIAKIAAKLAVGYRLDEIQNDITRETLACFEPTIDYVVTKIPRWTFEKFPDADSELTVQMKSVGETMAIGRTFQESLQKALRGLEIGHFGLGGGKKDLWGTPKQPSRDELESMLSRPNEQRMFYIRYAFKAGMSVADVYELTNIDPWFLDQIRNLIVVENEIREFSNLEDVPIELLRKAKRHGYSDQQLAFWWDETEMDVRARRKELGIVATFKQVDTCAAEFEAYTPYYYSTYESEDETPAKGDKKRIIILGGGPNRIGQGIEFDYCCCQASFALRELGIESIMVNSNPETVSTDYDTSDLLFFEPLTTEDVLNICDRMQPDGVIVQFGGQTPLNLARGLEAAGVKIIGTSPDMIDAAEDRKRFQGILERIGLRQPPNGTAFDAQGARLIANEIGYPVLIRPSFVLGGRAMEICYDEETVTKYMNEAVNVSPDRPVLVDKFLEDAVEVDVDAISDGKLTLVGGVMEHIEEAGVHSGDSASVLPPYSLPQEVIEEIKQATYALARELNVRGLMNIQFAVKRAPDATQPGVTGTPSEYVVYILEVNPRASRTSPFVSKATNVSLAKIAAKIMANVSLEEQGVTREVVPTYTSVKESVFPFNRFLGVDIILGPEMKSTGEVMGISNEFPIAFAKSQIAAGNKLPKSGTVFISLSGPHKHALIDQVRRLQGLGFKILCTSGTARVFREYGLEVDTVKKLQEGRPNLLDYMANKEIALIFNTPSGKGARTDEGRIRSASVVNAIPCVTTLPGCIAFVQALEALREHPTPEVKAIQDWAAEQAK, from the coding sequence TCGAAGTTGAACGCCCGGATGCGCTGCTTCCGACACTCGGCGGCCAAACGGGCTTGAACGTCGCAATGGACCTGGTCCGCCACGGGGTCCTCGAAAAGTACGGCGTCGAAATGCTCGGCGCACGCGTCGACGTCATCAAGAAGGCGGAAGAACGCGACACGTTCAAACAGGCCATGATCAAGATCGGCCTGGAAGTGTGCCGCAGCCGCATCGTCCACAACATTGACGAAGCACGTTTGGCCCTCGAAGAAATCGGCCTGCCGATGATCATTCGAGCCAGTTTCACGCTGGGCGGCGTGGGCGGCGGCATCGCCTACAACCGCGATGAATTTGAGGAAAAGGTCCGCAAAGGTCTCGAACTCTCACCCGTTCACGAAGTGCTGCTCGACGAGAGCATCATCGGGTGGAAAGAGTACGAGATGGAGGTGATGCGCGATAACGCCGACAACGTCGTGATCATCTGCGCCATCGAAAACTTCGATCCGATGGGCGTTCATACTGGGGACTCGATCACGGTCGCACCGGCCCAAACGCTGTCCGACAAAGAATATCAGAGGATGCGCGATGCAACGATCGCCGTCATGCGTGAAATCGGCGTCGAAACGGGCGGTTCCAACGTTCAGTTCGCGATCAATCCGCGAGACGGACGCATGGTCGTGATTGAAATGAATCCGCGCGTCAGCCGATCCAGCGCCCTCGCATCAAAGGCCACCGGGTTTCCGATTGCAAAAATCGCGGCCAAGCTGGCAGTCGGATACCGGCTGGATGAGATCCAAAACGATATCACGCGTGAAACTCTGGCCTGTTTCGAACCGACGATCGATTATGTCGTTACCAAGATCCCCCGCTGGACCTTCGAAAAATTCCCCGATGCTGACTCGGAACTGACAGTTCAGATGAAGTCCGTCGGCGAAACGATGGCCATCGGTCGAACGTTCCAGGAATCGCTGCAAAAGGCCCTGCGGGGACTTGAGATTGGCCACTTCGGACTGGGTGGCGGTAAGAAGGATCTCTGGGGAACGCCGAAGCAGCCTTCCCGAGATGAACTGGAAAGCATGCTCTCACGACCGAACGAACAGCGAATGTTCTATATTCGCTATGCGTTCAAAGCCGGAATGTCGGTTGCCGATGTCTACGAACTGACCAATATCGACCCCTGGTTCCTTGATCAAATCCGCAATCTGATCGTTGTCGAGAACGAAATCCGCGAGTTCAGCAATCTCGAAGATGTTCCCATCGAGTTGCTGCGAAAGGCGAAACGGCACGGTTACTCGGATCAACAGCTCGCCTTCTGGTGGGACGAAACGGAAATGGATGTCCGGGCCCGGCGTAAAGAGCTGGGAATCGTGGCCACGTTCAAACAAGTCGACACCTGTGCGGCCGAGTTTGAAGCCTACACGCCGTATTACTATTCGACCTACGAATCTGAAGACGAAACGCCCGCCAAAGGCGACAAAAAGCGAATCATCATCCTGGGCGGTGGGCCCAATCGAATTGGACAAGGCATCGAATTCGACTACTGCTGCTGTCAGGCCTCGTTCGCGCTGCGCGAACTCGGAATCGAAAGCATCATGGTCAACTCGAATCCGGAAACGGTGTCGACCGACTACGACACCTCGGATTTGCTCTTCTTCGAACCGTTGACCACAGAAGACGTCTTGAATATCTGCGATCGCATGCAGCCAGACGGCGTCATCGTGCAGTTCGGCGGACAGACGCCCTTGAACTTGGCGCGTGGTCTTGAGGCCGCCGGTGTCAAAATCATCGGAACCAGTCCGGACATGATCGATGCCGCCGAAGATCGAAAGCGATTCCAGGGAATTCTGGAGCGGATCGGACTGCGGCAGCCACCAAACGGAACGGCGTTCGACGCACAGGGCGCACGTCTGATCGCAAACGAAATCGGTTATCCCGTCTTGATTCGCCCCAGCTTCGTGCTGGGCGGTCGGGCGATGGAAATTTGCTACGACGAAGAGACTGTCACCAAGTATATGAACGAGGCGGTCAACGTCTCGCCAGACCGTCCCGTGCTGGTCGACAAGTTCCTGGAAGACGCGGTCGAGGTCGATGTCGATGCGATTTCGGATGGCAAACTGACGCTCGTCGGCGGTGTGATGGAACACATCGAAGAAGCCGGCGTGCACTCAGGCGATTCCGCCAGTGTGCTGCCTCCCTATTCGCTGCCACAGGAAGTGATCGAAGAAATCAAACAGGCCACCTACGCACTGGCACGAGAACTCAATGTGCGCGGCCTGATGAACATCCAGTTTGCCGTTAAACGAGCACCAGATGCCACGCAACCGGGAGTGACGGGGACGCCTTCCGAGTACGTCGTCTACATCCTTGAAGTCAATCCTCGGGCCAGCCGGACATCGCCGTTCGTTTCGAAAGCCACGAACGTGTCGCTCGCGAAGATCGCGGCCAAGATCATGGCAAATGTTTCACTTGAGGAACAAGGTGTCACGCGTGAAGTCGTGCCGACTTATACCTCGGTCAAAGAAAGCGTGTTCCCGTTCAATCGCTTCTTGGGCGTCGACATCATCCTTGGCCCAGAAATGAAATCGACGGGCGAAGTGATGGGGATCTCGAACGAGTTTCCGATCGCGTTCGCGAAAAGTCAGATTGCCGCCGGCAACAAGCTGCCGAAATCCGGAACCGTCTTCATCAGCCTGTCTGGTCCGCATAAACACGCGCTCATCGATCAGGTGCGGCGACTTCAGGGGCTTGGCTTCAAAATCCTGTGCACCAGTGGTACGGCGCGAGTCTTCCGCGAGTACGGATTGGAAGTCGATACCGTCAAGAAATTGCAGGAAGGACGTCCCAACCTGCTGGATTACATGGCAAACAAAGAGATCGCGCTAATCTTCAACACCCCGAGCGGCAAGGGAGCTCGAACGGACGAAGGACGAATTCGATCGGCTTCGGTGGTCAATGCAATTCCGTGTGTTACGACGCTGCCAGGATGCATTGCCTTCGTTCAGGCGCTCGAGGCCCTTCGCGAACACCCGACTCCAGAAGTCAAAGCGATTCAGGATTGGGCGGCCGAACAGGCCAAGTAA